In Collimonas arenae, a single genomic region encodes these proteins:
- a CDS encoding autotransporter outer membrane beta-barrel domain-containing protein encodes MRISLPKSFRLSPMTRALTVATRTAVLIGAGLIISAPAGAANFSQMVFFGDSLTDSGYFTGVGQQPSFTTNPDPVWAQLLAHKYGTAANPAAILTPSGAKPAGGTDYAVGGARVTSQGSWPDPATAPLVPTVTSQINGYLAANPHLDGKGLYSIWAGANDIFGYTFANASALLNPATQAATAALVVQQVTGEATNVVGLVRQLQQAGAGTVLVVNLPDVGKTPEGSAIPALATLWTTSSNSFNAALNSGLSGLGGNIVAINAYGLLHEVIANPGVYGFTNITTPACTTSSSSTCTTSTLVAPGADRTYLFADGVHPTGAGHAILAQYIESVLQAPGQIGMLAEAPLASAQTFTRAIDDRLRLTPRAGQVEAYAAYDNTHQSLDHNGNNPGLDGSANSLTVGVDYAVNQNVTVGGAFGFAHNRANFGNDTGGFKLDQAMLSAYTQYREGAWALNAIGMVGTLQYNDITRNIALGSAIRSETGDANGHQFLFRIGGQYDFALGAATLSPVANLTWQQVNVGGYAENGNDSTAMNFNSQTRNSLVSSLGAQITSKLTLGSYAVQPFAKLAWEKEFENSERDVRANLIGMAGSFGLPAYQGPSNSGRVELGASIALAADFSAYASYNGQFAGSNKINSFQVGLKKAF; translated from the coding sequence TTGCGCATTTCATTACCAAAATCATTCCGCCTGAGCCCCATGACGCGGGCGCTGACCGTGGCAACCCGAACTGCCGTTTTGATCGGCGCCGGGTTGATCATCAGCGCCCCGGCCGGCGCGGCGAATTTTTCCCAGATGGTGTTTTTCGGCGATTCGCTGACTGACAGCGGTTATTTTACCGGCGTCGGCCAGCAACCTTCGTTTACTACCAATCCCGATCCGGTCTGGGCGCAGCTGCTGGCCCACAAATACGGTACCGCTGCCAATCCTGCCGCCATCCTGACGCCGAGTGGCGCGAAGCCTGCCGGCGGCACCGATTACGCGGTCGGCGGCGCGCGCGTCACCAGCCAGGGCAGCTGGCCTGACCCGGCGACGGCGCCATTGGTGCCAACCGTCACCAGTCAGATCAACGGCTATCTGGCGGCCAACCCGCACCTTGACGGCAAAGGTTTGTATTCTATCTGGGCAGGCGCCAACGATATTTTCGGCTACACCTTTGCCAATGCCAGCGCCTTGCTTAATCCCGCTACGCAAGCCGCTACTGCAGCGCTGGTGGTCCAGCAAGTCACCGGAGAAGCCACCAACGTAGTAGGGCTGGTACGGCAATTGCAGCAAGCTGGCGCCGGGACAGTACTCGTGGTCAACCTGCCGGATGTCGGCAAGACGCCGGAAGGATCTGCGATTCCTGCGCTGGCGACTTTGTGGACAACTTCCTCAAACAGTTTCAATGCTGCGCTGAACTCCGGCTTGAGCGGACTGGGCGGCAATATTGTGGCGATCAACGCCTACGGACTGTTGCACGAAGTAATCGCCAATCCGGGCGTATACGGCTTCACCAATATCACTACGCCGGCATGCACGACTTCGTCTTCCTCGACATGCACCACATCGACCCTGGTGGCGCCCGGCGCCGACCGGACCTATCTGTTTGCCGACGGCGTGCATCCGACCGGCGCCGGCCACGCCATCCTGGCGCAGTACATTGAATCGGTATTGCAGGCGCCAGGCCAGATCGGCATGCTGGCCGAAGCCCCTCTGGCCAGCGCCCAGACCTTTACGCGTGCAATCGATGACCGTCTGCGCCTGACGCCGCGCGCCGGGCAGGTCGAAGCCTATGCGGCCTATGACAATACTCATCAGAGCCTGGACCATAACGGCAACAATCCCGGTCTCGACGGTTCAGCCAACAGCCTGACTGTCGGTGTCGACTATGCTGTCAACCAGAATGTCACGGTCGGCGGCGCCTTCGGTTTTGCCCATAACCGGGCGAATTTCGGCAATGACACCGGCGGCTTCAAGCTGGACCAGGCGATGCTGTCGGCATACACCCAGTACCGCGAAGGCGCCTGGGCTCTTAACGCCATCGGCATGGTTGGTACGCTACAGTACAACGACATTACCCGAAACATCGCACTGGGCTCGGCCATCCGCAGCGAAACCGGCGACGCCAATGGCCATCAGTTCCTGTTCCGCATCGGCGGCCAGTATGACTTTGCCCTCGGCGCAGCGACGCTCAGCCCGGTTGCCAACCTGACCTGGCAACAAGTCAACGTCGGCGGCTATGCGGAAAACGGCAACGACAGTACGGCGATGAATTTCAACTCCCAAACACGCAACTCGCTGGTTTCCAGCCTCGGCGCGCAAATCACCAGCAAGCTCACGCTGGGCAGCTATGCGGTGCAGCCGTTTGCCAAGCTGGCCTGGGAAAAGGAGTTTGAAAACAGCGAACGCGATGTTCGCGCCAACCTGATCGGCATGGCCGGCAGCTTCGGCCTGCCTGCGTATCAAGGGCCAAGCAACAGCGGGCGTGTGGAACTCGGCGCCAGCATTGCGCTGGCGGCGGATTTCAGTGCTTACGCCAGCTATAACGGCCAGTTCGCCGGCAGTAACAAGATCAACTCTTTCCAGGTTGGCTTGAAAAAGGCGTTTTAA
- the ilvD gene encoding dihydroxy-acid dehydratase, translated as MPQYRSRTTTHGRNMAGARALWRATGMKDGDFDKPIIAVVNSFTQFVPGHVHLKDLGQMVAREIEAAGGVAKEFNTIAVDDGIAMGHGGMLYSLPSRELIADSVEYMVNAHCADAMVCISNCDKITPGMLMAAMRLNIPVVFVSGGPMEAGKVVEKLPGVAVIDQKIFKIDLVDAMIKAGDASVSDADIAEIERSACPTCGSCSGMFTANSMNCLTEALGLALPGNGTILATHADRKELFLRAGRLIVELAKRHYEQDDYSVLPRNIANKASFENAMTLDVSMGGSTNTVLHLLAAAQEAEVDFKMADIDRISRHVPCLCKVAPMTDKYHIEDVHRAGGIISILGELARAGLLDTSRPTIHAKTLGDAIANNDITQTQDAAVHKLFSAAPGGVPTQVAFSQEKRFTSLDTDRSNGCIRDKAHAYSQDGGLAVLYGNLAENGCIVKTAGVDESILKFSGRARVFESQDDAVEAILGDTVHAGDVVIIRYEGPKGGPGMQEMLYPTSYIKSKGLGKSCALFTDGRFSGGSSGLVIGHASPEAAEGGAIGLVQEGDTIEIDIPERRIHLKVSDSELAQRRTAMEAKGKDAWKPVNRQRYVSQALQAYAAMATSADRGAVRDISQLKR; from the coding sequence ATGCCGCAATATCGTTCCCGCACCACTACCCACGGCCGCAACATGGCCGGCGCCCGCGCACTCTGGCGCGCCACAGGCATGAAAGACGGCGACTTCGACAAGCCGATCATTGCGGTGGTCAATTCCTTCACCCAATTCGTTCCGGGCCACGTCCACCTGAAGGACCTGGGCCAGATGGTTGCGCGCGAGATCGAAGCAGCCGGCGGCGTCGCCAAGGAATTCAATACCATCGCCGTCGATGACGGAATCGCCATGGGCCACGGTGGCATGCTGTATTCGTTGCCGTCACGCGAACTGATTGCCGATTCGGTGGAGTACATGGTCAACGCCCATTGCGCCGACGCCATGGTATGCATCTCGAATTGCGACAAGATCACGCCGGGCATGCTGATGGCTGCGATGCGCCTGAATATTCCGGTCGTGTTCGTTTCCGGCGGCCCGATGGAAGCCGGCAAGGTAGTTGAAAAACTGCCTGGCGTGGCCGTGATCGACCAAAAGATTTTCAAGATCGACCTGGTCGACGCCATGATCAAGGCCGGCGACGCTTCCGTCAGCGATGCCGACATTGCTGAAATCGAACGCTCGGCCTGCCCTACTTGCGGTTCCTGTTCCGGCATGTTTACCGCCAACTCAATGAACTGCCTGACCGAAGCGCTGGGGCTGGCACTGCCCGGCAACGGCACTATTCTCGCGACGCACGCCGACCGCAAGGAATTGTTCTTGCGCGCCGGCCGCCTGATTGTCGAGCTGGCCAAACGTCATTACGAGCAGGATGACTATTCTGTCCTGCCACGCAATATTGCTAACAAGGCGTCGTTTGAAAATGCCATGACACTGGATGTCTCGATGGGCGGCTCGACCAATACGGTGCTGCATTTGCTGGCCGCAGCACAGGAAGCGGAAGTCGATTTCAAGATGGCCGACATCGACCGCATCTCGCGCCACGTTCCTTGCTTGTGCAAGGTAGCGCCGATGACCGACAAATACCATATCGAAGACGTGCACCGCGCCGGCGGCATCATCAGTATCCTCGGTGAACTGGCGCGCGCCGGCTTGCTCGACACCAGCCGTCCGACGATCCACGCCAAGACCCTGGGCGACGCCATCGCCAACAACGACATCACGCAAACCCAGGACGCCGCGGTGCACAAGCTGTTCAGCGCAGCGCCCGGCGGCGTGCCAACCCAGGTCGCATTCTCGCAAGAAAAACGCTTTACCAGCCTCGACACCGACCGCAGCAACGGCTGCATCCGCGACAAGGCGCATGCCTATTCGCAGGATGGCGGGCTAGCGGTCTTGTACGGCAACCTGGCGGAAAACGGCTGCATCGTCAAGACTGCCGGCGTCGACGAAAGCATCCTCAAGTTCAGCGGCCGCGCCCGCGTCTTTGAAAGCCAGGACGATGCCGTGGAAGCGATTCTCGGCGATACGGTGCATGCCGGCGACGTCGTCATCATCCGCTACGAAGGACCGAAAGGCGGACCGGGCATGCAAGAAATGCTGTATCCGACGTCGTACATCAAATCCAAAGGCCTGGGGAAATCCTGCGCGCTGTTCACCGACGGCCGTTTCTCAGGCGGTTCGTCCGGCCTGGTGATCGGCCATGCTTCTCCTGAAGCGGCGGAAGGCGGCGCCATCGGCCTGGTGCAGGAAGGCGACACCATCGAAATCGATATTCCTGAACGCCGCATACACCTGAAGGTCAGCGATAGCGAATTGGCGCAGCGACGCACAGCGATGGAAGCCAAGGGCAAGGATGCCTGGAAACCGGTCAATCGCCAGCGTTATGTATCGCAGGCTCTGCAAGCCTATGCCGCCATGGCTACCTCGGCCGACCGTGGCGCGGTGCGTGATATCAGCCAGCTGAAGCGCTAA
- a CDS encoding FKBP-type peptidyl-prolyl cis-trans isomerase: protein MKIAKNTVVTVRYKLSDAQGNLIEESSEPMVYLHGGYENTLPKIEEALDGKEAGYQTELQVEPDDAFGEYDSNLVKIEPRNRLPTPLEVGMQFEGTPDNEDEEEQALIFTVTDIADDKVVLDGNHPLAGIALRFDLSVTEVRAATEEEIAHQHVHGAHGHHHDDHDEDGADDHFRSHPIH from the coding sequence ATGAAGATTGCCAAAAATACGGTAGTGACTGTGCGCTACAAATTGTCAGATGCCCAAGGTAATCTGATCGAGGAAAGCAGCGAGCCGATGGTGTATTTGCACGGCGGCTATGAAAACACATTGCCGAAAATCGAAGAAGCTCTGGACGGCAAGGAAGCCGGTTATCAAACCGAACTGCAAGTCGAGCCGGATGATGCGTTTGGCGAATACGATTCCAACCTGGTCAAGATAGAGCCGCGCAACCGTTTGCCGACACCGCTGGAAGTTGGCATGCAGTTTGAAGGCACGCCAGACAATGAAGATGAAGAAGAGCAAGCGTTGATTTTCACGGTGACAGATATTGCCGATGACAAGGTCGTGCTTGATGGTAATCATCCATTGGCCGGCATCGCTTTGCGTTTCGATCTGAGCGTGACAGAAGTGCGCGCCGCGACAGAAGAAGAGATCGCTCATCAGCACGTTCACGGCGCTCATGGCCATCATCACGACGACCATGACGAAGATGGTGCAGACGACCATTTCCGTAGCCATCCTATCCACTAA
- a CDS encoding Lrp/AsnC family transcriptional regulator yields MDKIDKQILAILQEDASTPVAEIAEKVNLSSTPCWRRIQKLEEDGVILRRVALLDADKLNVGVTVFVSIKTNQHNANWYSQFSNTVKLIPEVVEFYRMSGNIDYLLRVVVPNIAAYDAVYQKLTQSNALFDVNASFAMEQIKHTTALPLDYAGLN; encoded by the coding sequence ATGGATAAAATAGATAAACAAATTCTCGCCATCCTGCAAGAAGACGCCAGCACCCCGGTGGCGGAAATCGCCGAGAAGGTCAACCTGTCCTCGACGCCATGCTGGCGCCGCATCCAGAAGCTGGAAGAAGATGGCGTGATATTGCGCCGCGTGGCGCTGCTGGATGCCGACAAGCTCAATGTCGGCGTCACGGTATTCGTTTCGATCAAGACCAACCAGCATAACGCCAACTGGTATTCCCAATTCAGCAATACCGTAAAACTGATTCCGGAAGTGGTGGAGTTTTACCGCATGAGCGGCAATATCGATTACCTGCTGCGAGTGGTGGTGCCGAACATCGCCGCCTACGATGCGGTGTACCAGAAGCTGACGCAATCGAACGCGTTGTTCGACGTCAACGCCAGCTTTGCGATGGAGCAGATCAAGCACACCACCGCGCTGCCACTCGACTATGCCGGGCTCAACTGA
- a CDS encoding TIGR03862 family flavoprotein, with the protein MQTAVKNLAPNVAVIGGGPAGLMAAEVLAAAGVQVDVYDAMPSVGRKFLLAGKGGMNLTHSEPYEAFLSRYGARREEIAPLLDQFGPDALRAWVQALGIDTFVGSSGRIFPTDMKAAPLLRAWLHRLRQAGVRFHMRHRWLGWDEADAMRFETPQGARTKSADAVVLALGGGSWARLGSDAKWVPLLTQRTVPVAPLQPSNCGFDVSWSEYFRGRFAGQHLKSVAILLDDGSGDQPPTRKQGEFVITANGVEGSLIYALSAGLRDRIVADGSTVIKLDLLPDWPLQRVIDEVARPRGARSWSSHLQSRLGLKGVKTGLLRELVSAADFIEPLFLAHAIKALPLTLLAPRPIDEAISSAGGVAFDGLDQQLMLKALPGVFCAGEMLDWEAPTGGYLLTACLACGRAAGHGVLNWLP; encoded by the coding sequence ATGCAAACAGCAGTAAAAAATCTGGCCCCGAACGTAGCCGTCATCGGCGGCGGACCAGCCGGCCTGATGGCTGCCGAAGTATTGGCTGCAGCCGGCGTCCAGGTCGACGTCTACGACGCCATGCCTTCGGTCGGCCGTAAATTCCTGCTGGCCGGAAAAGGCGGTATGAATCTGACGCATTCGGAACCCTATGAAGCCTTCCTCTCGCGCTACGGTGCACGCCGCGAGGAAATCGCCCCCCTGCTGGACCAGTTCGGTCCGGACGCGCTGCGCGCATGGGTGCAGGCGTTGGGCATCGACACCTTCGTCGGCTCATCCGGCCGTATCTTCCCGACTGACATGAAAGCCGCGCCACTGCTGCGCGCCTGGCTGCATCGTCTGCGCCAGGCTGGCGTGCGGTTTCACATGCGCCATCGCTGGCTAGGCTGGGACGAGGCCGATGCCATGCGCTTCGAAACTCCACAAGGAGCCCGCACAAAAAGCGCCGATGCGGTGGTGCTGGCGCTCGGCGGCGGCAGCTGGGCGCGACTCGGCTCCGACGCAAAATGGGTGCCGCTGCTGACGCAACGCACAGTGCCTGTGGCGCCGCTACAGCCATCCAATTGTGGCTTCGATGTCAGCTGGAGTGAATATTTCCGTGGCCGTTTCGCTGGGCAGCATTTGAAATCGGTTGCTATCCTGCTCGACGACGGCAGTGGCGACCAGCCGCCAACGCGCAAACAAGGCGAGTTCGTGATTACCGCCAACGGCGTCGAGGGCAGCCTGATCTACGCGCTGTCAGCCGGTTTGCGTGACCGCATTGTTGCTGACGGCTCCACCGTGATCAAGCTCGACCTGCTTCCGGACTGGCCTTTGCAACGCGTGATAGACGAAGTGGCGCGGCCGCGTGGTGCGCGTTCATGGTCTAGCCATCTGCAAAGCCGGCTAGGACTGAAAGGCGTCAAAACCGGCTTGCTGCGCGAACTGGTGTCGGCTGCCGACTTTATCGAACCGCTGTTCCTGGCGCACGCCATCAAGGCCCTGCCGCTGACCTTGCTGGCGCCGCGCCCTATCGATGAAGCCATCAGCAGCGCCGGCGGCGTGGCGTTTGACGGCCTTGACCAGCAACTCATGCTGAAAGCCTTGCCGGGCGTATTTTGCGCAGGCGAAATGCTCGACTGGGAAGCCCCTACCGGCGGCTATTTGCTGACCGCTTGCCTGGCCTGCGGTCGAGCCGCGGGTCATGGCGTTTTGAACTGGTTGCCGTAA
- the metC gene encoding cystathionine beta-lyase gives MSTDHSSDSPATHVDTQLIHCGREPSRFAGMVNTPVFRGSTIIANNLEDWEASRQIDNPMSNYGRFGTPTTRSFEQAIVTLEGGHNCLVFPSGLSACTHSIMAFVKSGDHVLITDSVYGPTRTFADRVLRRMGVEVEYFDSLIGGEIRTLLRPNTSVVFVESPGSWTFEVQDIPAIAEEAHKVGAFVLLDNTWATPLFFKPFKHGVDVSIHAATKYIVGHSDALLGVASANERAWGILKNGAHDFGQTAGPDDIYLALRGMRSMAVRLRQHWENGVQLAEYLRTQPLVERVLHPALPSDPGHQLWKRDFLGASGLFTVELKEVGRPALSKFFESLQLFGIGLSWGGFESLALPLDKPPTRVASKTTYQNPLVRVHVGLENLDDLVADMGQAFKQMEQAL, from the coding sequence ATGTCAACCGATCATTCTTCCGATTCCCCCGCCACGCATGTCGATACGCAATTAATCCATTGTGGACGCGAGCCTTCGCGTTTCGCCGGGATGGTGAATACCCCGGTTTTCCGCGGCTCCACCATCATCGCCAACAATCTGGAAGACTGGGAAGCCAGCCGCCAGATCGATAATCCGATGTCCAACTACGGCCGCTTCGGCACCCCGACCACCCGTTCCTTCGAGCAGGCGATCGTGACGCTGGAAGGCGGCCACAACTGCCTGGTGTTTCCATCCGGCCTGTCGGCCTGCACCCATAGCATCATGGCTTTCGTCAAAAGCGGCGATCACGTGCTGATTACCGACAGCGTCTACGGCCCGACCCGCACCTTCGCCGACCGCGTCTTGCGTCGCATGGGAGTGGAGGTCGAGTATTTCGATTCGCTGATCGGTGGCGAAATCCGCACCTTGTTGCGGCCGAATACCAGCGTGGTGTTTGTCGAGTCGCCCGGCTCGTGGACCTTTGAAGTGCAGGACATCCCGGCCATCGCTGAAGAGGCCCACAAGGTCGGCGCCTTTGTCTTGCTCGACAATACCTGGGCCACGCCCTTGTTCTTCAAGCCGTTCAAACATGGTGTCGATGTGTCGATCCATGCAGCCACCAAATATATCGTTGGCCATTCCGATGCCTTGCTCGGTGTCGCCAGCGCCAATGAACGCGCCTGGGGCATCCTCAAGAATGGCGCCCATGATTTTGGCCAGACCGCCGGCCCGGACGATATCTACCTGGCTTTGCGCGGCATGCGCAGCATGGCAGTGCGCCTGCGCCAGCATTGGGAAAACGGCGTCCAGCTGGCCGAATACCTGCGCACCCAGCCGCTGGTAGAGCGGGTATTGCATCCGGCCTTGCCATCCGACCCTGGGCACCAGCTATGGAAGCGCGATTTCCTCGGCGCCAGCGGCCTGTTCACGGTCGAGCTGAAAGAAGTCGGCCGCCCGGCCTTGTCCAAGTTCTTTGAAAGTCTGCAGCTGTTCGGCATCGGCCTGTCATGGGGCGGTTTTGAAAGCCTGGCGCTACCGCTGGATAAACCGCCAACCCGGGTTGCTTCCAAGACGACGTATCAGAATCCGCTGGTGCGGGTGCACGTGGGATTGGAAAATCTCGATGATCTGGTGGCTGACATGGGGCAGGCGTTCAAGCAAATGGAACAGGCGCTGTAA
- the mutS gene encoding DNA mismatch repair protein MutS, giving the protein MTVAAQKVSPGMQQYLGIKADYPDTLVFYRMGDFYELFFEDAEKATRLLGITLTSRGTYNNAPIKMCGVPFHSADQYLAKLIKLGESVALCEQIGDPATSKGPVDRKVLRVITPGTLTDSNLLPEKSDQPLLALFVTQQRKAVKVGLAWLSLASGALKMMEFACEPATLDTLLKQELERIAPAEILVADMVDAMLAKGVVDKATNVPEWHFDIAHGQKSLLDQLAVSTLSGFGAEGLSAAIGAAGALLRYAQSTQGKGLQHVRTLTVETENEFIGLDAATRRNLELTETIRGQDSSSGAPTLFSLLDHCRTAMGSRLLRHWLHHAKRDQAVARGRHAAIGALIAADAGSAISSTLSAVPDIERITARIALLSARPRDLAGLRDGLLQLDSLRADIALCGSDGQVPLLQELQSALETPVECLQLLQSAIAAEPSTMVRDGGVIAPGFDAELDELRGLSENAGQFLVDLETRERARTGIANLRVEYNKVHGFYIEVTHGQTDKVPDDYRRRQTLKNAERYITPELKAFEDKALSAQERALIREKALYEQILQDLAPHIGTLQNIAHALAQLDTLVALADHAGRNDWCVPQLVTEPAIQIVQGRHPVVEKQIERFIANDCQLSTERKLLLITGPNMGGKSTFMRQVALITLLAYVGSYVPADSAVLGPIDRIFTRIGAADDLAGGRSTFMVEMTESAAILNGASENSLVLMDEVGRGTSTFDGLALAWAIARHLIDASRSFTLFATHYFELTQLPDLHPSAANVHLSAVEHKDSIVFLHAVQAGPASQSYGLQVAQLAGVPSPVIRAARKHLALLESQSMQPTPQFDLFSQAANTAADDEADTDAENDTLGSELIATLDDIDPDALTPREALEQLYRLKHIAMAQKS; this is encoded by the coding sequence ATGACGGTAGCGGCACAAAAAGTCTCACCCGGCATGCAACAATATCTCGGCATCAAAGCCGACTATCCTGACACGCTTGTGTTCTATCGGATGGGAGATTTCTACGAACTGTTTTTCGAGGATGCGGAAAAAGCCACGCGCCTGCTCGGCATCACGCTGACCTCACGCGGCACTTACAACAACGCGCCGATCAAGATGTGCGGCGTGCCATTCCACTCGGCCGACCAATATCTCGCCAAGCTGATCAAGCTGGGCGAATCGGTAGCCCTGTGCGAGCAGATCGGCGACCCTGCGACCAGCAAGGGGCCAGTCGACCGTAAAGTGCTACGCGTGATTACGCCGGGCACCCTGACCGATTCCAACCTGTTGCCGGAAAAATCCGACCAGCCACTGCTAGCCCTGTTCGTCACCCAGCAGCGCAAAGCGGTCAAGGTTGGCCTTGCTTGGCTGTCGCTGGCTAGCGGCGCGCTGAAGATGATGGAATTCGCTTGCGAACCGGCGACGCTGGATACCTTGCTGAAGCAAGAACTTGAACGCATCGCGCCGGCGGAAATCCTGGTGGCCGATATGGTTGACGCCATGCTGGCCAAGGGCGTGGTCGACAAAGCCACCAATGTGCCGGAATGGCATTTCGATATCGCCCACGGCCAAAAATCGTTGCTCGACCAGCTCGCCGTCAGTACCTTGAGCGGTTTCGGCGCAGAGGGCCTGAGTGCCGCCATCGGCGCCGCCGGCGCCTTGCTACGCTATGCACAGTCGACCCAGGGCAAGGGCTTGCAGCACGTCCGCACCCTCACAGTTGAAACCGAAAATGAATTTATCGGCCTTGACGCCGCCACCCGTCGCAACCTTGAGCTGACTGAAACCATCCGCGGCCAGGATTCATCGTCCGGCGCACCAACCCTGTTCTCGCTATTGGATCATTGCCGCACCGCGATGGGTTCCCGCCTGCTGCGCCATTGGCTGCATCATGCAAAACGCGACCAGGCAGTAGCGCGCGGCCGCCATGCCGCCATCGGCGCCCTGATTGCAGCAGATGCCGGCAGCGCCATTTCCAGTACCTTGAGCGCAGTGCCTGATATCGAACGGATTACCGCACGTATCGCCTTGCTGTCGGCACGGCCGCGTGACCTTGCCGGCTTGCGCGACGGCTTGCTGCAGCTGGATTCCCTGCGCGCCGACATCGCCCTGTGCGGCAGCGATGGCCAGGTGCCTTTGCTGCAAGAACTGCAAAGCGCGCTGGAAACCCCGGTCGAATGCCTGCAATTGCTGCAAAGCGCGATTGCCGCCGAACCTTCGACCATGGTGCGCGACGGCGGCGTGATCGCTCCCGGTTTCGATGCAGAACTGGACGAGCTGCGCGGGCTGTCGGAAAACGCCGGCCAGTTCCTGGTCGACCTGGAAACGCGCGAACGGGCGCGCACCGGGATCGCCAATTTGCGCGTCGAATACAACAAGGTGCATGGCTTCTATATCGAAGTCACACACGGCCAGACCGACAAGGTGCCAGACGACTACCGCCGCCGCCAAACCTTAAAAAATGCCGAGCGCTACATCACGCCTGAACTGAAGGCGTTTGAAGACAAAGCGTTGTCCGCGCAAGAACGGGCGCTGATTCGCGAAAAGGCACTGTACGAACAAATCTTGCAGGATCTTGCGCCGCATATCGGCACCTTGCAAAACATCGCCCACGCGCTAGCCCAGCTTGATACGTTGGTAGCGCTGGCGGATCATGCCGGCCGCAACGATTGGTGCGTGCCGCAACTGGTAACTGAACCAGCGATCCAGATCGTGCAAGGCCGCCATCCGGTCGTCGAAAAGCAGATCGAACGCTTCATCGCCAACGATTGCCAGCTGTCGACGGAACGCAAGCTGCTGCTGATTACCGGCCCCAACATGGGTGGTAAATCGACCTTCATGCGCCAGGTTGCGCTGATTACCCTGCTGGCTTACGTCGGCAGTTACGTACCTGCAGATAGCGCCGTGCTAGGCCCGATCGACCGCATCTTTACCCGTATCGGCGCAGCCGACGACTTGGCCGGCGGCCGCTCTACCTTCATGGTGGAAATGACCGAATCGGCAGCCATCCTCAACGGCGCCAGCGAAAACTCGCTGGTGCTGATGGATGAAGTCGGCCGCGGCACCTCGACCTTCGACGGCTTGGCGCTGGCGTGGGCCATTGCGCGTCACCTGATCGACGCCAGCCGCAGCTTCACCTTGTTCGCCACCCATTACTTTGAACTGACCCAGTTGCCGGATTTGCATCCATCAGCCGCCAACGTGCATCTGTCGGCGGTCGAACACAAGGACAGCATCGTCTTCCTGCATGCGGTCCAGGCTGGACCAGCATCGCAAAGTTATGGTTTGCAGGTAGCGCAACTGGCCGGCGTCCCCTCGCCGGTAATCCGCGCCGCCCGCAAACATCTTGCACTGCTAGAATCGCAGTCGATGCAGCCGACGCCGCAGTTCGACCTGTTTTCTCAAGCCGCGAATACGGCAGCAGACGACGAGGCGGATACCGACGCAGAGAACGACACGCTGGGCAGCGAGCTGATCGCGACACTGGATGACATCGATCCCGATGCGTTGACGCCGCGCGAGGCGCTGGAACAACTATACCGCCTGAAACATATCGCCATGGCGCAAAAAAGCTGA